The region AGACTTGTGGAATCTATGTCAAGGCACACTGAAGCTGAAATGGGAGCGTGTGGTGGCCAAATCTGTAATTTATGTGGCCAAATCTTACTTTACTGAGACTTTATCTCAGGTTTTACTTTAATTTGTCACTTCTCTGTACACATTACTGCCATATCTGCCATAATAGACATCCCACCCTGAAGAGCAGAACCTGACCTTTTAAACAAACCTCAAAAAAGAACCTCTTAACAAATCAAAAGCAGGCATTCCCTTTCCACTCCAGTGGAACTACAAATTTCATCCTCTGGGTGAATTCTTTTGTTGAACAAAGTCCTGTAACTCCCCAGAGTTTCCAGTATTAAGAACACTGATGAAATGACACAGACGTGCTGTAATTGTGAAAGAACAGAGGCTAGTTACATTTCAATGCAACATTAAGGCACATATCCTTTATCCTATTAGAGGAGGGCttataagctaaaaataaagcAACATAGTAATATGTGTGCACGGAAAAGGCTGGGAATATATTCCACCTGGTTTAGAACTCAAACTCACATGCAGTGTGGTGTCTGGCAAGGATATGTACACACAACATAGCTTAATTTTAGCAAATGTTTTCATTGCTTCAGGCTACCCTGTGATCATGAACCACGTGAGCCTCTCCCTTTGCATTAAAAAGACACAATAACAGAGGCATATGCTGTGCATAAGTGATCAGTTTGAGACTAATGTCCTTTGACGATGATACCAAGAAAGTAATataggttttttttaatcatgtgaTATTCAATTTATGCCTCTGATGTTTTAAAAGTTTGGTAATACTGTGTtctctattatttttattaaataattgtcATCCCAGCAACACTTCTTCCTTCTTGCTTTTACACATACCATTCTCTGCGAGAGATCACGGATCCATCCGTGTGAGAGACATAGTCACAGTCTGTACCATTATCGTAACAGCTGTCTTGCAGGTAGGGGGTTCCATTGTTTAGCGTGGGGCCATGGAGCGGAGGCCCGCTTGGGTTAATGTTGTGGTGGCTGTGTTGGTCGGAATAATAAGTGCATGCCCTCTGGAGACTGTCACCCCAGTCACCTTCGTCTTTGCTGTAATCTGAGAAAATGATATCTCCCTCAGGCTTGGGCTTCAGGTCCTGGCTGCCTTTACCCGAGTCATCTCCAAACACATCATGTAGCTCATGCGGTTGGAGCACATCCAGTTGCGACTCCTTCTGCATGTCCGAGGGGCTCATGTACTGCTTGGTGTAGTAGTCGCCACGGAATGTGCGCCGCTGACGCATGTAGCACAGCACCCCTACGCCCAGCAGTAGTGCCAAGAGCAGAATGCCGCCAATTACCCCACCCACCACGGTGCCTATGGTGCCATCCGTTGGGGAGGCCAGTGTTGGGGAGGTGAAGTGGGCATGGCGCTGGGTTGGAGATGCGCCTGAGGAATCAAGCACAACGGCCTTgcttgtggtggtggtggggacAGTGGTGGTGGGTGGTGGCTCTGgcagggagaacagagaagagaatAAAATGGGTTGCAGGTAAGAGAATGGATAGGGAGGGGAAATGACATCCACACATAGAACATCAACTGACAGTGAGCAAATTGTCATTTCTCAATCCTGTTCTCCTGCCCTAGATCTGACTGATTCTGGCCAAGATTACAATTACTCTTAATATAATTAATCTACAAGCCATTTCTTTTACCAAGAAAACAAGCATAccaattttttttgttctttttgggCATGAGTCTTAAAATTTGTGGATCAGGGTTAATCCATTTTAAAACTGGCCTGAATGAAGTGTGACATACTGACATTTCACATTGTTCTTGGGACGTATATACTCGAAATCAgtcactaaaataaaaaataagactACAGAACATATTTCCTGAAATCATCACACTCATAAATattaggaacactaggtaacatTTGGTATTTTACAAAGTGTTATTTACACAGTTCCAAAGagttattaatttttacagcactgtctggTGGTTTCCAACCCTCCTCCTAATGTTACATAGCacagtctctgcagtgctgagcccagagtagggACGACAGAGGAGCCTCACAATGATTATGAAGCTTtcattttaaggtacaaataccaactagtattcctttaactttttttattattgacaaatatttttgtactcatattctattcatttgtttttatttgatttcacTGTGTTGCTACCTCATATCTGACTGCTGCACTCAGCACTTAAAGTTACTTTTGTAAAACACATGCATAATTTAATGCtgacttgtttgtgtgtgtattaagtCATAGACGATAAAACTTTGGCTGGATGTGTATATTACTATACTTTGAAATGGCTATTGTCTGTTACTGTTCACTGTGAACTAGTGTAAACTAAAGTTTGGTTCGTACTACTGCAAAGATCCATGTAAACAATAGTCATGCATACAGAAGCTTGCAGATACACTGACATGCACACCTTCTGTTACACGTTGTGTGGGTCTGCAGAGCTATGCTTCAAGGCAAACATTGACTTGGCCAGTAGCCATGGCCATGTGACTGGCCATCCAATAGCCATGGTTAAGAGATCCAAACAATATTAACAGTGGTGAAGAGACCCAAACCTGAACCACTGTAAGTATTGTGAGaaggaaaaatataaaaaaggagCAGTTCTTGTCAGAAGAGATACAACATACTGTCACAGGTTATTCTCCATTAAAttctaaacaaataaatctgtatttatttattcctgaGTATTTATTTGTTCCAAGCCATTCTGGTTTCGAGATATTGCTATAGAGTACACATTCacatagggctgggcaattaatcaaaaaatgaatcgaaatcgacattcagaactttaatcttgtctatatagattatttttattctgttgtgtccccactgtgtgttcatataCTGTCCCTTTAgaaccatgctaccaagctgtagtcacgtgattctgcccctatctgtcacatggaagcaacctaaacgcagaggccgCAGAGCATCTTGAGCAACTAGTACCAAAAAAatacacagcgtctgtggtttggacgtgctgtgtgtTTACTATGATTAAtgtgacactgaacaaaaagaagtcaaagaagtaaatgctgagaaaaaacagattcagcaaccaaagcacaatcacatacCAAATATAAAGAGTGCTCAgtaaacaagagaggaacaaacatataaaatagCACAtgtttaatactggagcatatttgtAGTATGAGCCTCAttactgaactatgagggtcaaaatacaaaaacaaaataattgttcattaatcgtaatcatggtacaaatgtacaattaatcgtgatattaatttgcgctcatatcgcccagcatcACATTCACATAATATTAAAGCACTGGTTCCTGGAATTTTCTGCAGTGACACACTTTTTTTTAGAAGAGAATATTTCAAACTGCAATACAGATATAAATGTAACCTAGTGTTTTAATGTAACCTAGCCTTATCTTGTCCTGAACATTTTAGTGCTGAACTATCATACTCACTTAAAACTGATTAGCAAATCAGAACTGTGGTTATCACAGTTTACAGTGTGATTAaaacagtggttcccaaacctTGTCTGCCATGCCCCACTTTGTACATGAGAatgctgttttatatatatatatatatataaaacagctaTATAATGCTCAAACTTGCAGAGTTAATTTGCCTTGCCGCACCCCCTGCAATAGCtccccactttgggaaccactggtttaaaaaaatctgtcatGCTGATCAGTAATATATCACGTGGAAATAACTAAAAAATGTTGGGAAGGCTTCTATATGAGAATAAGGGCACTCAGTTTAAGTTTCAGCAACAAGACAGAATCAGTGATTTGCGCCTCCATGCTAGCAAAAATGCAATAActgattgtaaacaaagacaaccACTGtgagttttcattttaaaacgtGACTCCTGTCTGCCCACTAACAGATGGAGTTTGGTTTGGCTTTGCTACTGACGTTTTAAGCcacgttttttaaaaaaaattatatgcaTAGGAAGTTCAAGTCCAAGAACTGAAATCACTGTTTAGATCCcaattttaaaaacactagACGGAAGTAGGAGATGAGAGGTTCTCAAGTTCCAGAACAGCATGTTTGCCAAATTTCTGCTAAAAAATATCCAACTTGGAAAGATTTGgattttttgtcatttcatcAGTTTTCCTACACTTTTTATATGCACACTTCAGTAACAGATTCCCAAATAAACTGGAATATTTCTGACATGAGGAACATCTTATACCTCCCAGAAACTAAATCACATTCTGGAGCTAACAATAGGTCTGGCCTTGCATACTCTGTATAATGACAAATGACAAGAACTGTGAATGTAATCTGTTCTCAAGTTCAGGCAGGAGGGAGGACAAACCTCCTGACTCTCTTGACTCACAGCTGGAGAGAACGAGTTTCAAAAgagcaaaagaaaaacagaaaacaaactagCCTGACGTTCTGGCACTGAGCATGACCTCTGAAGTGTTTTTGCTTTGGTGGAGTCTCTGGTTTGTGTAAAAAGATACTGAGAAAACATGGAGAGACACATGCTGGTGTGATTTTAACAGAATATAAAGAAACCCTTTTACTCGTTCACCTTCTACTGAACAGCACAACTGATTTCAAAGAGCAGTAAATGCTCACCTTGTATCCGGATCTGTATGTCCCGAAACCGGAGACCAACATTGTTCTGAACTTCACACCGGTACGTTCCAGAATCATTTCTCCGCAAAGGACGAGTGAAGACCAAACTGCCATTTGCTGTTTGGGCTCCAGGAGGCATCTGCATGTCCAccctgagaaaaaaaataccaGTTTTACAGCAAGCATTTAAGAAGTGATTTTTAAATATGGCTCGTATGTCAAACCTACAGCATCAACATACTGTACTTTTTGCCCTGTAATACAAAACCACAGACCCATTTCCCACCCATTTTAAAGGAAGCTATGTGTGATTTCTCTAAAACACATATCAATCCAGCAACTGTTTCTTTTCCAACTGCATCTAATGGAAATCCATTGTACAGTACAGAcaatgaaataatttttttttactgtgcaGTTGATGCAGTTACTATGTGCCACTGGTTCAACACTGTTTTTATACTGCATGCAATTTTATTGCAAGCTGAGCCAAACTCTTGAATAGCCATTTGCAGTACCTGGTCCAGAGGAAGAAATAAGGAAGAGGATTGGCATTTGCGCTGCAGTCCAGCCTTGCATTTTCTTGTCCCACATACCAAACGTTATCCTGGGCTTCCACCAAGACATCTGGAGCAACTGGAACACAAAATGTAAAGGAAGAAATTCAATATCAGTGTTAAACAAGGCAGcagataaaaatattttgaaatattctGTTTGATACTTAATATGCCTTAAAGGCAATTGTGTGGGGAAACACGTatcttgtttatttacattcagaagcccTGCAAAACATTTTAACGTATAACTTTAtatttgagggggaaaaatgactgttgtttttaTGTGGCTGTTTAacttctgtaagtttttatgcactgtttgaattacGACATAAAAgtatttgtaacttgagttgtttagttttgtagcactttctgtctgtgttaacattcatgcagttagtgatctcccaaatttagagtcagttctatctacaacacaaataaatcaaggaatagagcaatatcctcatttcagttcatgcctttcaacatttggagttctttttgttgtttaaaaatcTACATATGCCaattctctgccgtgagcagagagagaaagcctagcagactggagagcagcaaatagtgaggaaacataTTCAGAGCTTgtgttttatgatttaaaaaaatcatgagCGTTGCTTTTAAgtcacacacactaatattctACACTAATTTATTAGCGTTGCTGAccatataggagcactttgttgttctaaagttacagacagtagtctGCCTATGGCTCctcatactttgttagcccccttttcCCATGTTGTTCAGTGCTCAGGCTCCCCACtgaaccaccacagtgcaggtatgagttgggtggtggatcattctgaatgctgcagtgacagtgatatGGTCAGACATTTCCCTTTCACTTGtgactctattagacacacctaccacaTTTGTGTTAGTCATTGTTGTGTTAGAACAGAGATCATGAGCCAGACCCTTAATTTCACAAATTATCCAagattgtgatgtcataaaatcTTCTTTAGGTGTCCCATTACTTTCGTCCATATAGTGGCTTTATGCCACTAAGAATAAACAGTGCTGATGAACTGGGATATGTAGTACACAAGCTTAATTAGGTTCACTAGATCTCGATGTACACGGTCTTGCTTTCTTACTGAATGTGTTATgggaatatttatatttaacagcATGACACATCCCATTTAATGTTATCTAACAGTAAGGGTAAATCCCATTTTACCCGTCAGTCCTACCCGTCCATTTTGCCTAGCGGTTGGGGTGTCTTaattcttgttgggaaagaAGAGTAGGGCTATATACCCCATTAAACAGATTTTTCAGGGGCACACTTCAAATGATGGGCTATAAATGCCTTGTGAATTAGTGGCAAGACGGCAATGCAAGCGACTAAAAAAGCCATAAATGTcagcttttttattattgtagtttaatgtagtttcagtggaacTACAAGCAGAAAATATTGCTAATACATTGCAGATGTCTCAGAATTTtcaggtccaccttaaattgcaTATCAATTACATTCTAGTGCCCGTGGCTACTGCaaaacttaaggtggaactggaagttggATTTATTGGCTGAATTTAGCTTCATATCACAGTTAGAAGTGGGTGATGATATATGATTTTTGGAATGCTTTTGAAGGCTTATAATGCTTAtaatgccctaaatttaactatGTTAAAGTCTAGAAACTCTGCCTGGCAGCAGAGGGCCTCCGAAGAGctgctgtttgttgttttctgatGAGGTATCAGGCTCTTAAAGGGTTGGTCTGTTTTGCAGGGGACGATTTTAAACACTACACCTTGTAACTCAACTCCAAGGGGCAAGATAACACTCCaaatggttaaatggttaatgGGTATGGTTaaaaatgggattcaccctaacATAGTATTTTATGAATACACCACAGTTTCCTAATCTTTTCTTAAATGCTCTAATATTTTCAGCCACAAATGGTTTTCTAATTTTCAGTTGTAATGCAATACCATGCACTGATCTATCTAAACTCCATCTATTATCTTCATTCATCTTTTTAATCTCTTTACCTGACTCCAGAAGGTTTGTTTTACCTACAGTTAGACTGGTGTCACAATATTTTGATAGACGCAAGTATTTTGCACAAGGCATTTGAAGGGTTTCACTGCATACTAAAGGCTACTTCCCTATGTATTAACCTCAGCCTTGTGTGATGCTACTCCCACTGTGAGCCCTGCTAGGCTATGATCAATATTTCATAAACCATCTCCATTAAGCCGCACTCTGTTCAAACAGACAGCAGCAAGCAGTTCAAGATGCCAGAGGAAGTGCACGTTAAAGATTATGTTTAAATGACTCCTAAACGGTTTTATGAGCATGAGTGCAATGGCAAAAGCTTCAAAACAGCATGCAGTTATAAATCAGGCACCGTGCTTTAAAAAGTCTCCTTTGAGGTTGGACGTTGGCTATATcaaaaacataagcattttcaCAGGATTCTTTCAGCATGGAGAGATGGCTTATATGAGTATTACATTGTGCACAGAGCAAACAAGGCAACtacattacagacaatgaaagttTTCAAGAAATTTGAACTGTGAACATATCAAACTTGCCCAGAGATAAATCTCTTCTTAGAAATATAAGCTTGAGAAAATTGTGAAGTTCTAAAAAGATTAATCATCAGCTATGAACCCATTTCTGCTATATAAAAACCATCAGAGACCTCACAAACCCAACCAACACATACTACACATACTTAACTGCTGCCATCTAGGAAAACACTGAAGTCTATcaaaacattttcacatttcCTAGAGTTCTAATGTCTAATGCCTCTGTAGGCAAGCTAGACCTCATCAAATAATGCAATAATCTTTCATTCATCACTCATTTTGTTTATATGTCAGTTGGGGTCTATTAATTTGATGTAATTGCACTGGGTTGTGCTTCAAGACTAtgtttaaatcattaaaaaagaaaattactAATGTAAAGATTAATTTTGCCTGAGAAGGAAAAACATGGCTTGGCAACTCACAATGAATATCCA is a window of Hoplias malabaricus isolate fHopMal1 chromosome 1, fHopMal1.hap1, whole genome shotgun sequence DNA encoding:
- the nectin3a gene encoding nectin-3-like protein; protein product: MAKRRGSNPGNTPLFTAQCLQLALLLLVFTGVCSNEVLVPERITAVLGKNVTLNCRVDVGANLSLTQSSWERVSTTGMTTLAVFNPQFGISVAEEYRNRIHFVRPSVEDASIVLQGVGFTDIGSYTCKVATFPLGNTQASTFMDIMVEPKVYVSAGSASLVDGDTERLVATCTAERARPKAKVFWESELYGRSEEINHDEPNGTITTQVHYFWMPTKHALGHTLTCVVRHPALAMEFRIPYVLDIHFAPDVLVEAQDNVWYVGQENARLDCSANANPLPYFFLWTRVDMQMPPGAQTANGSLVFTRPLRRNDSGTYRCEVQNNVGLRFRDIQIRIQEPPPTTTVPTTTTSKAVVLDSSGASPTQRHAHFTSPTLASPTDGTIGTVVGGVIGGILLLALLLGVGVLCYMRQRRTFRGDYYTKQYMSPSDMQKESQLDVLQPHELHDVFGDDSGKGSQDLKPKPEGDIIFSDYSKDEGDWGDSLQRACTYYSDQHSHHNINPSGPPLHGPTLNNGTPYLQDSCYDNGTDCDYVSHTDGSVISRREWYV